One region of Candidatus Binatia bacterium genomic DNA includes:
- a CDS encoding glycosyltransferase family 2 protein: MSQAVQAGASPNRLPQSPAELQSAPPLVSVVIVHWNSPYLLGCLRSVLQPDMEGIEVLVVDNASTDDSMRQAATYDGQIRTVRNPENYGYTRGANIGLSHARGRYVVLLNNDTEAAPGFIERLVEAAESDPRIGICCPKILSAKDNRLIESVGHWIYPDGLSRCRGRFEEDCGQYDAPEDVLVPSGCAILVRREMLDDVGLLDEDFFSYCDDTDLGLRAHLRGWRCVTVPSAVVYHWGSASSPLKAFLIERNRLWVMVKCFPLPLLLAAPFFTLLRFAFLIVAVILHRGPAGRFVRGEATAWIPNMTVSRVEQGSWLSQPGTPLALVRILLRALIVGVQGLPPMWRKRRTIRRRRTASGWDMVRSWRKFGLGPRDAAWID, translated from the coding sequence ATGAGCCAGGCGGTACAAGCAGGGGCGTCCCCCAATCGGCTCCCGCAGTCGCCGGCGGAGCTGCAGAGCGCACCGCCGCTGGTCTCTGTCGTCATCGTCCACTGGAACAGCCCCTACCTGCTGGGCTGCCTGCGCTCTGTTCTGCAACCGGACATGGAAGGGATCGAGGTGTTGGTGGTCGACAACGCCTCCACGGACGATTCGATGCGGCAGGCCGCGACGTATGATGGCCAAATCCGTACCGTGCGCAATCCGGAGAACTATGGCTATACCCGCGGCGCGAACATCGGCTTGAGCCACGCCCGTGGCCGCTATGTCGTGTTATTGAACAACGATACCGAAGCCGCGCCGGGATTTATCGAGAGGCTGGTGGAAGCTGCGGAATCCGACCCGCGCATTGGTATCTGCTGTCCGAAGATCCTCAGTGCCAAAGACAACCGCTTGATCGAGAGCGTCGGCCATTGGATTTATCCCGACGGCCTCAGTCGCTGCCGTGGTCGCTTTGAAGAGGACTGCGGGCAGTACGATGCTCCCGAGGACGTACTGGTCCCGAGCGGCTGCGCCATTCTGGTACGGCGAGAGATGCTCGATGACGTGGGGCTGCTGGACGAAGACTTCTTTTCCTACTGCGACGACACCGACCTGGGGTTGCGTGCCCATCTTCGGGGCTGGCGCTGTGTGACGGTGCCCAGCGCCGTCGTGTACCACTGGGGTTCCGCCTCGTCACCCCTCAAGGCGTTTTTGATTGAGCGCAACCGGCTGTGGGTGATGGTGAAGTGCTTTCCGCTTCCGCTGCTGTTGGCGGCACCATTTTTCACCTTGCTCCGTTTCGCCTTTTTGATCGTCGCCGTCATCCTGCACCGCGGGCCGGCCGGCCGCTTCGTCAGGGGTGAAGCGACCGCGTGGATCCCCAACATGACCGTCAGCAGAGTGGAGCAGGGAAGCTGGCTTTCGCAGCCGGGCACACCGCTGGCGCTGGTGCGAATTCTGCTGCGTGCCCTCATTGTCGGCGTGCAGGGGCTACCGCCGATGTGGCGCAAGCGCCGCACCATTCGACGCCGACGCACGGCCTCGGGTTGGGACATGGTGCGCTCTTGGCGCAAGTTCGGTCTGGGGCCGCGCGACGCGGCTTGGATCGATTAG
- a CDS encoding DUF2304 domain-containing protein — protein MSLQPDAYSLTILHSSVVVFVLFVIAFVVEAIRRGRLKERYALLWLAAAGVMLLLAAWRSLLDRIAVFLGVLYGPSLLFLVALLFLFAIVLHFSLVVSEHRDKTRRLTQHLALLAHEVERLREQIVRSAPR, from the coding sequence ATGTCCCTCCAACCGGACGCCTATTCGCTGACGATCCTCCACTCTTCTGTTGTCGTCTTCGTTCTTTTCGTCATAGCATTCGTGGTGGAAGCCATTCGCCGTGGTCGTCTGAAGGAGCGTTACGCACTGCTGTGGCTGGCCGCGGCGGGGGTCATGCTCCTGCTGGCCGCCTGGCGCTCCTTGCTCGACCGTATCGCCGTGTTTCTCGGCGTGCTCTACGGTCCTTCGCTGCTGTTCCTCGTGGCGCTGCTGTTCTTGTTTGCCATCGTGCTGCATTTCTCGCTGGTCGTATCCGAACACCGCGACAAGACGCGCCGGTTGACGCAGCACCTGGCGCTGTTGGCGCACGAGGTCGAGCGCTTGCGAGAACAGATCGTCCGGAGCGCTCCTCGCTAG